In Bacillus sp. NP247, one DNA window encodes the following:
- a CDS encoding tetratricopeptide repeat protein, with protein MEHLLKQAIKLRNEKKYAQSREILIGLTNFTRDAEVLYQCAWIHDAMGLETEAVPYYEQAIANGLDGESLRGAYIGLGSTYRCIGEYDKAITVLEAGIKKFPENDVMKVFLSLAKYNVKDHEEAVKLLLETVVKVDEVKEFERAISFYKDNLNEVFK; from the coding sequence ATGGAACATTTATTAAAGCAAGCTATTAAACTTAGAAATGAAAAAAAATATGCGCAGTCTAGAGAGATACTTATAGGATTAACAAACTTTACGAGGGATGCAGAAGTACTATATCAATGCGCTTGGATACATGATGCCATGGGTCTTGAAACGGAGGCGGTTCCTTATTATGAACAGGCAATTGCGAACGGACTTGATGGTGAATCCCTTCGTGGTGCGTATATCGGTCTTGGCAGTACGTATCGTTGTATAGGGGAATATGATAAAGCGATTACTGTATTAGAAGCAGGGATAAAGAAGTTCCCGGAAAATGATGTAATGAAAGTGTTTTTATCATTAGCAAAATACAATGTGAAAGATCATGAAGAAGCGGTGAAATTATTGCTTGAAACGGTCGTAAAAGTAGATGAGGTAAAAGAATTTGAACGTGCTATCTCATTTTATAAAGATAATTTAAATGAGGTCTTTAAATAG
- a CDS encoding phosphopantothenoylcysteine decarboxylase encodes MQGKKVLITSGGCLEKWDQVRGHTNLAKGTIGRIIAEELMTKGANVIYLHGYFAEKPMDVNNQLELHPFEGIIDLQDKMKSIITHEKVDAVIMAAAGSDWVVEKICDQDGTVLNMNGKISSDIAPIIHFQKAPKVLKQIKNWDPETILVGFKLESDINEAELIERASKRMEDAKASVMVANSPHSLYSRGAVHHVIGQDGNVKLCNGKDETAKEIVNMLEHLCNRITAMEI; translated from the coding sequence ATGCAGGGGAAAAAAGTATTAATTACGAGCGGCGGCTGCCTAGAAAAATGGGACCAAGTACGCGGACATACAAATTTAGCAAAAGGTACGATTGGAAGAATTATTGCAGAAGAGCTAATGACAAAAGGAGCTAATGTTATATATTTGCATGGCTATTTTGCTGAGAAGCCAATGGATGTAAATAACCAATTAGAATTGCACCCATTTGAGGGGATTATTGATTTACAGGATAAGATGAAAAGTATTATTACACATGAAAAAGTAGATGCAGTTATTATGGCTGCTGCTGGCTCAGATTGGGTTGTTGAAAAAATTTGTGATCAAGATGGAACTGTTCTTAATATGAACGGAAAGATTTCAAGTGATATCGCACCGATTATTCATTTTCAAAAAGCACCAAAAGTATTAAAACAAATAAAGAATTGGGATCCAGAAACGATACTCGTTGGCTTTAAACTTGAAAGTGATATAAATGAAGCAGAACTTATTGAAAGAGCAAGCAAAAGGATGGAAGATGCAAAAGCGAGTGTAATGGTAGCGAACTCACCGCATTCTTTATATTCTCGCGGCGCTGTGCATCATGTCATTGGACAAGATGGTAATGTGAAGTTATGTAATGGGAAAGATGAAACTGCAAAAGAAATTGTCAATATGTTAGAGCATTTATGCAATCGTATTACTGCTATGGAAATTTAA
- a CDS encoding aminoglycoside N(3)-acetyltransferase — translation MNDIVANTQFPNTIETITNDLKALGIEKGMTVIVHSSLSSIGWISGGAVAVVEALMKVVTEEGTIIMPTQSSDLSDPKHWSRPPVPEEWWQIIRDNVPAFDPRITPTRAMGKVVECFRTYPNVLRSNHPLSSFAAWGKYAEEITANHSLSISFGEESPLRKIYDLDGYILLLGVGYDSNTSIHLSEVRTGARELIKVGAPIIEEGVRVWKEFVEMDYDSDTFVEIGVEYELKGAVTRGKIGNATCRFMRQRDAVDFGTKWFRAKN, via the coding sequence ATGAATGACATAGTGGCGAATACACAATTTCCAAATACAATCGAAACAATTACAAATGATTTAAAAGCATTAGGGATAGAAAAGGGAATGACAGTTATTGTACATTCTTCATTAAGTTCGATCGGTTGGATATCTGGTGGGGCAGTTGCCGTAGTAGAAGCGTTAATGAAAGTTGTTACAGAAGAAGGAACGATAATTATGCCGACGCAATCTTCGGATTTATCCGATCCAAAACATTGGTCAAGACCACCTGTACCAGAAGAATGGTGGCAAATTATCCGGGATAACGTCCCAGCATTTGACCCGCGTATAACACCAACAAGGGCAATGGGAAAAGTAGTTGAATGTTTTCGTACATATCCGAATGTATTACGAAGTAATCATCCGCTCAGTAGTTTTGCAGCATGGGGGAAATACGCAGAAGAAATTACAGCGAATCATTCACTTTCCATAAGTTTTGGTGAAGAATCGCCATTACGAAAAATATACGATTTAGATGGATACATATTATTACTTGGTGTCGGTTATGACTCCAATACATCCATACATTTATCTGAGGTACGTACAGGTGCACGCGAGTTAATAAAGGTAGGAGCGCCTATTATAGAAGAAGGTGTAAGAGTATGGAAAGAATTCGTTGAAATGGATTACGATTCTGACACGTTTGTAGAAATCGGAGTTGAATATGAGCTTAAAGGAGCAGTTACGCGTGGGAAGATAGGGAATGCGACGTGCCGTTTTATGAGGCAGCGTGATGCAGTTGACTTTGGAACAAAGTGGTTTCGTGCGAAAAATTAG
- a CDS encoding glutathionylspermidine synthase family protein: MYTEQEQEAYMKVWFSLAEEASRNGFTWPSLLENEEWNQYMATGMYRMPVRTYTAISKATEEIMYVLYKTYQYITNTPEQFQQLGFPPETWEIGRMKQAGLFSYFARFDFIVNHDVIKLIEVNCDTPTGYLEPSVANEVLCRYHDVNHPNHIEEHIVQAWEQIKHDYKVSPDETIYFTSYDWHDEDHQTVQFLRSYCLQQQTDYVGIQDIVVADDGIYTPAGDKIKYLYRLYPIEYLVVDTDKNGKRIGLQFLDHIAQGRVQIINPPAAFVMQNKGMLALIWQLYEDEVFFDKEEREIIKKYFLPTYFTNKRFLERKESYVSKPLFGREGGGVSIYENDELLAEDQTEYYFEQRKIYQQYVDMPDYTIDTWDGPYTGKLLIGSHCISGRAAGLFLRVGERITGNLSMFTGVTIEG, encoded by the coding sequence ATGTATACAGAACAAGAACAGGAAGCTTATATGAAAGTATGGTTTTCTCTTGCAGAAGAGGCTAGTAGAAATGGATTTACGTGGCCAAGTCTTTTAGAGAATGAAGAATGGAATCAATATATGGCAACTGGTATGTACCGGATGCCAGTACGTACATATACTGCAATTTCTAAAGCGACGGAAGAAATTATGTATGTGTTATATAAAACATATCAATACATTACAAATACCCCAGAGCAATTTCAACAACTCGGATTTCCGCCAGAAACGTGGGAAATTGGAAGAATGAAACAGGCTGGTTTATTCTCATATTTTGCAAGATTCGATTTCATTGTAAATCATGACGTTATTAAATTAATTGAAGTAAATTGCGATACTCCGACTGGATATTTAGAACCATCTGTTGCTAATGAAGTATTGTGTCGTTATCACGATGTGAATCATCCGAATCATATTGAAGAACATATTGTGCAAGCTTGGGAACAAATTAAACATGATTACAAAGTAAGTCCTGACGAAACGATTTATTTTACAAGCTACGATTGGCATGATGAAGATCATCAAACAGTTCAGTTTTTAAGAAGTTATTGCTTACAACAACAAACCGATTATGTAGGAATACAAGATATCGTTGTTGCAGATGATGGAATATACACTCCGGCAGGCGATAAAATTAAATACTTATATCGTTTATATCCAATTGAATATTTAGTTGTAGATACTGATAAAAATGGTAAAAGAATTGGTCTGCAATTTTTAGATCATATCGCACAAGGAAGGGTGCAAATTATTAACCCACCAGCTGCTTTTGTTATGCAAAATAAAGGTATGCTCGCATTGATTTGGCAACTTTATGAAGATGAAGTTTTCTTTGACAAAGAAGAACGAGAGATCATTAAGAAATATTTCCTTCCAACGTATTTTACAAATAAACGATTTTTAGAAAGAAAAGAATCTTATGTTTCAAAACCATTATTTGGCCGCGAAGGCGGCGGAGTATCTATCTATGAAAATGATGAACTATTAGCTGAAGATCAAACAGAGTATTATTTTGAACAACGAAAAATATATCAGCAATATGTAGACATGCCTGACTATACAATTGATACGTGGGATGGACCGTATACTGGTAAACTACTTATCGGTTCTCATTGTATTAGCGGAAGGGCCGCTGGACTGTTTTTACGAGTAGGTGAAAGAATAACAGGGAATTTATCAATGTTTACTGGAGTTACGATTGAAGGATAG
- a CDS encoding GNAT family N-acetyltransferase, whose product MLQRVEHIEIDSIKKVLKHATGPSEASLIKAVSMYKNDQAVLYKYGNKGCIGIALIHTNRARMCHIAVDEKYRHQGIALQMIREIIRKYELTYIEAETDEEAVEFYKKCRFKIKSLGEKYPGVERFHCYLGNEQFKSMRNM is encoded by the coding sequence ATGTTGCAACGTGTTGAGCATATAGAAATAGATTCCATTAAAAAAGTATTAAAGCATGCGACCGGTCCGAGTGAAGCAAGCTTAATAAAAGCAGTTTCAATGTATAAAAATGATCAGGCAGTGCTATATAAATATGGGAATAAGGGTTGCATAGGTATAGCGTTAATTCATACGAATAGAGCGAGAATGTGTCACATAGCTGTTGATGAAAAATATCGTCATCAAGGAATTGCACTTCAAATGATAAGAGAAATAATTAGGAAGTATGAGTTAACGTATATAGAGGCAGAGACAGACGAAGAGGCAGTCGAATTTTATAAAAAGTGTAGGTTTAAGATTAAAAGTCTGGGAGAAAAATATCCGGGGGTGGAAAGATTTCATTGCTATCTCGGGAATGAACAGTTTAAAAGTATGCGAAATATGTAA
- a CDS encoding multidrug resistance efflux transporter family protein, translating to MKAIAIGILASFFFAFTFVLNRSMDLEGGSWIWSASLRYYFMVPMLLLIVMYRGNLKQLFQYMKNNPKEWLLWSIVGFGLFYAPLSFAGAFGPGWLVASTWQITIVAGILLTPFFAVDPLHKKLPIKELVMSGIILFGVVLMQVEHASSLGIRETVLCVVPVLIAAFAYPLGNRKMMQVCKGELDVFQRVLGMTLASLPFWFILSGYEVSTGGLPSSSQVFQCFIVAVSSGLIATVLFFFATDLVKDDPQKLATVEATQSGEVLFALVGELIWLSAPIPSSLSWIGMSLVIVGMILHSYVAVVVKKEEKITA from the coding sequence ATGAAAGCTATTGCAATAGGGATATTGGCATCGTTTTTCTTTGCCTTTACCTTTGTGTTAAACCGATCGATGGACTTAGAAGGTGGAAGTTGGATTTGGAGTGCATCATTACGGTATTACTTTATGGTTCCCATGTTATTACTAATTGTCATGTATAGAGGGAACTTAAAACAACTCTTTCAATATATGAAAAACAATCCGAAAGAATGGTTGTTATGGAGTATTGTTGGATTTGGTCTCTTTTATGCACCGCTTAGTTTCGCGGGTGCGTTTGGACCGGGGTGGCTTGTCGCTTCGACTTGGCAAATTACAATAGTTGCAGGGATTTTGTTAACACCATTTTTTGCGGTAGACCCATTACATAAAAAACTTCCGATAAAAGAATTAGTAATGTCAGGCATTATTTTATTCGGTGTTGTTCTTATGCAAGTAGAACACGCTTCTTCTTTAGGAATTCGTGAAACCGTTTTATGTGTAGTTCCTGTACTCATTGCTGCGTTTGCATATCCACTCGGAAATAGAAAAATGATGCAAGTATGTAAGGGCGAATTAGATGTATTCCAACGAGTTCTCGGTATGACATTAGCAAGTTTACCATTTTGGTTTATACTATCTGGTTACGAAGTATCTACAGGTGGATTACCGTCAAGTAGCCAAGTTTTCCAATGTTTTATTGTAGCGGTTAGCTCAGGTTTAATTGCGACAGTATTATTTTTCTTTGCGACAGATCTTGTAAAAGATGATCCGCAAAAATTAGCAACAGTCGAGGCGACACAGTCTGGTGAAGTTTTATTTGCGCTAGTAGGAGAGCTCATCTGGCTATCTGCTCCAATTCCGTCTTCATTATCTTGGATTGGAATGAGCCTTGTAATTGTCGGAATGATACTTCATAGTTATGTAGCTGTAGTTGTAAAAAAAGAGGAAAAAATAACCGCGTAA
- a CDS encoding GNAT family N-acetyltransferase: protein MIRLLTKEDAEKYWDLRLLALQVNPEAFITTYEEAIRQENPLDRVASNLTSATSCTFGAFNKENQLVGVVTLLTEEKEAYKHKGHIVAMYVDAQNRRNGLARELITNAIQRARDIKLEQLTLGVVSTNEPAKKLYGSMGFKTYGIEKRAIKVNGVYSDDENMVLFL, encoded by the coding sequence ATGATTCGATTACTTACTAAAGAAGATGCGGAAAAATATTGGGATTTACGCTTACTAGCATTACAAGTAAATCCAGAGGCGTTTATAACAACTTATGAAGAGGCAATCCGCCAGGAAAATCCTCTTGACCGAGTTGCAAGTAATTTAACATCTGCTACTAGTTGTACATTCGGTGCTTTTAATAAAGAAAATCAATTAGTTGGAGTTGTCACTTTACTGACTGAAGAGAAAGAGGCATATAAGCATAAAGGTCATATCGTTGCGATGTATGTAGATGCACAAAACAGGCGGAACGGATTGGCACGTGAGTTAATAACAAATGCCATTCAAAGAGCGCGAGATATAAAACTAGAGCAATTAACCTTAGGAGTTGTATCCACAAACGAACCAGCAAAAAAATTGTATGGATCAATGGGCTTTAAAACGTATGGAATTGAAAAAAGAGCTATAAAGGTGAATGGTGTGTATAGTGATGATGAAAATATGGTGTTGTTTCTTTAA
- a CDS encoding GNAT family N-acetyltransferase: MDVPTIQLREITLDDVEDRYQWSLDTEVTKHLVVPDQYPPFTREDTRRWIEACISRENGYEQRAIVTKEGLHIGWVDLKNFDKTNKNAELGIAIGNKEYLGKGYGMAALYSMLQIGFSAFELEKIWLRVDEDNLPARKSYEKAGFVCEGIMRNDRLRHGEFIHRYRYSMLKEEYQSLFNSL, encoded by the coding sequence ATGGATGTGCCAACTATTCAATTAAGAGAAATAACACTCGATGATGTAGAAGATCGGTATCAATGGTCATTAGATACGGAAGTAACAAAGCATTTAGTTGTACCAGATCAATATCCACCGTTCACTCGTGAAGATACGAGAAGGTGGATTGAAGCATGCATAAGTCGAGAGAATGGTTATGAACAACGAGCTATCGTTACAAAGGAAGGTCTACACATTGGATGGGTAGACCTAAAAAACTTTGATAAAACGAATAAAAATGCTGAACTAGGAATTGCAATTGGAAATAAAGAATATTTGGGTAAAGGATATGGAATGGCTGCTCTATACAGTATGTTACAAATTGGCTTTTCTGCATTCGAATTAGAAAAAATATGGCTACGAGTAGACGAAGATAATTTACCAGCTAGAAAGAGTTATGAAAAAGCTGGATTTGTTTGTGAAGGAATAATGAGAAATGATAGATTACGTCATGGTGAATTCATTCATCGCTATCGTTATAGTATGTTAAAAGAAGAATATCAATCTTTATTTAATAGTCTATAA
- a CDS encoding nucleotidyltransferase domain-containing protein has translation MKPIEAAQNIITSQFSNCDVALLGGSVARGEATKTSDLDIVIFDQSLSSCYRESFYSNGWPVEVFVHNFETYKTFFKSDCERGRPSLPQLVSEGIVLKGNDEIVERLKREANALLNKGPEKWTEETMKQKRYFITDALDDFIGAAKREEELFIANLLADLVHEFVLRVNGQWLGNSKWFIRVLKRYDEVYAEKFVAAFDHFYKTGEKKELIAFIEKTLEEYGGRIFEGFSIGK, from the coding sequence ATGAAACCAATTGAAGCGGCACAAAACATAATCACATCACAATTTTCGAATTGTGATGTTGCTTTACTAGGGGGAAGTGTTGCTAGAGGAGAAGCTACGAAAACATCTGACCTTGATATTGTAATATTCGACCAAAGTTTGTCATCTTGTTATAGAGAATCTTTCTATAGTAATGGCTGGCCTGTTGAAGTATTTGTACATAACTTTGAAACGTATAAAACTTTCTTCAAAAGTGATTGTGAGCGCGGGCGACCTTCATTACCTCAATTAGTTTCAGAAGGAATTGTTTTAAAAGGAAATGATGAAATTGTAGAGAGGTTAAAAAGAGAAGCGAATGCTCTGTTAAATAAAGGTCCAGAAAAATGGACAGAAGAAACAATGAAGCAGAAGCGCTATTTTATTACTGATGCATTAGATGACTTCATTGGTGCAGCAAAGAGAGAAGAAGAATTGTTCATTGCCAATTTATTAGCCGATTTAGTACATGAATTTGTTTTGAGAGTAAATGGCCAATGGCTTGGAAATTCAAAATGGTTTATTAGAGTATTGAAAAGGTACGACGAAGTATATGCAGAGAAATTTGTTGCGGCTTTCGACCACTTTTATAAAACTGGGGAGAAGAAGGAATTAATCGCTTTTATAGAAAAAACGTTAGAAGAGTATGGGGGAAGAATATTCGAAGGATTTTCTATAGGCAAATGA
- a CDS encoding DNA alkylation repair protein, giving the protein MLLEEVMQQLEEYGTEQTRKTYKNHGAKEPLFGVSFANLKLLKKKIKKDHDLAISLWETKNMDAMTLATMILDPKKLTSEQLNRWIQEVDYYCLMDVLMTAICTSPIAIERMEEWTKSDDEWIGRAGWSLLANIAIKNKTLDDDFFLPYLEEIKVHIHNEKNRKREAMNSALIAIGIRNKVLEQQAIEIAREIGKVEVDHGATSCKTPDAESYMKKTRERAEKKKVK; this is encoded by the coding sequence ATGTTACTTGAAGAAGTAATGCAGCAACTAGAAGAGTATGGGACAGAACAAACTCGTAAGACTTATAAAAACCATGGGGCGAAAGAGCCGTTATTTGGAGTTAGTTTTGCAAATTTAAAATTGTTAAAAAAGAAGATAAAAAAGGATCATGATTTAGCAATTTCATTATGGGAAACGAAAAATATGGATGCGATGACTTTAGCAACGATGATTTTAGATCCAAAGAAACTAACGTCAGAACAGCTAAATAGATGGATTCAGGAAGTTGATTATTATTGCTTAATGGACGTTCTTATGACAGCTATATGTACGTCGCCAATCGCGATAGAAAGAATGGAAGAATGGACGAAGTCTGATGATGAATGGATTGGAAGAGCAGGTTGGTCATTATTAGCAAATATCGCAATAAAAAATAAAACGTTAGACGATGACTTTTTCTTACCGTATTTAGAAGAGATTAAAGTTCATATACATAATGAAAAAAATCGAAAAAGAGAAGCAATGAATAGTGCTTTAATTGCGATAGGGATTCGAAATAAAGTTTTAGAACAACAAGCAATTGAAATTGCACGCGAAATTGGAAAAGTAGAAGTTGATCATGGTGCGACGTCATGTAAAACACCAGATGCAGAATCCTATATGAAAAAGACAAGAGAAAGAGCTGAAAAAAAGAAAGTGAAATAA
- a CDS encoding MarR family winged helix-turn-helix transcriptional regulator: protein MSLKNLSFKQAGEVVQSFATINKEIIKFTHQNASSLGLTVQQMGILNTIYAIPNITLKEISERLSVPKSTVSVNVDELVNLEFIERKQSDEDRREIKLKVTNQGQEASKKSIENSTSYKAMELALQQLQEDDVQTLLRIHKDLLISLQQFR from the coding sequence ATGAGTTTAAAAAATCTAAGTTTCAAACAAGCAGGAGAAGTTGTCCAGTCATTCGCAACAATAAACAAAGAAATTATAAAGTTCACACATCAAAACGCTTCCAGTTTAGGATTAACAGTACAACAAATGGGTATCTTAAATACAATTTATGCAATCCCTAATATTACTCTTAAAGAGATTTCAGAACGTCTTTCAGTTCCTAAAAGTACAGTGAGTGTGAATGTAGATGAATTAGTTAATCTAGAGTTTATCGAGCGAAAACAATCAGATGAAGATCGTAGGGAAATAAAATTAAAAGTAACAAACCAAGGACAAGAAGCATCGAAAAAATCCATTGAAAACTCTACTTCCTACAAAGCAATGGAACTAGCACTACAACAGCTTCAAGAAGATGATGTTCAAACATTATTGCGTATTCATAAAGATTTATTAATCTCTCTACAGCAATTTCGTTAA
- a CDS encoding peptidoglycan-N-acetylglucosamine deacetylase, producing MRNGIRMTTLVKRALFICVGVLFTYEAAYGSTHTALASTEDETKSVQLVSEIQTSLAPKEAPKHYNGQVRKVAYLTFDDGPGKYTAELLDMLKSENAKATFFLIGSNVKAFPDLVKRENAEGHYVGMHSMTHNYKKLYTEGHYVDEMKEDQGLIAGVLGKSPVLTRPAYGSMPGLNEALRNKVVENGLKVWDWTIDSLDWKYNKMPVDAASAKIVENVLHGATNPTEVILMHDIHPQSVKAVPGIIKGLKERGYELEAYNENEHFPLNFWHDNRM from the coding sequence ATGCGCAATGGAATTCGGATGACAACTTTAGTGAAAAGGGCTCTGTTCATATGCGTCGGGGTATTGTTTACATACGAAGCTGCTTATGGATCAACACATACTGCTCTAGCAAGTACAGAGGATGAAACTAAATCTGTTCAACTTGTAAGTGAAATTCAAACATCCCTAGCACCAAAAGAAGCTCCAAAACACTATAACGGGCAGGTTAGAAAAGTTGCTTACTTAACATTTGATGATGGTCCTGGAAAATACACAGCTGAGCTTTTAGATATGTTAAAAAGTGAAAATGCAAAAGCAACATTCTTCCTAATTGGTTCAAACGTGAAAGCTTTCCCTGATCTTGTAAAACGTGAAAATGCTGAAGGCCACTATGTTGGGATGCACAGTATGACTCATAACTACAAGAAGCTGTACACAGAAGGTCATTACGTTGATGAAATGAAAGAAGACCAAGGCTTAATCGCTGGTGTTCTAGGAAAATCACCAGTATTAACACGTCCTGCTTACGGCTCAATGCCAGGATTAAATGAAGCCCTTCGCAACAAAGTTGTCGAAAATGGTTTAAAAGTTTGGGACTGGACAATTGATTCATTAGACTGGAAATACAACAAAATGCCAGTAGACGCTGCATCTGCTAAAATCGTAGAAAACGTTCTACATGGTGCTACAAACCCAACAGAAGTTATTCTAATGCATGATATTCATCCACAATCAGTTAAAGCAGTACCTGGAATTATTAAAGGGCTGAAAGAAAGAGGATATGAATTAGAAGCCTATAATGAGAACGAACACTTCCCATTAAACTTCTGGCATGATAATCGTATGTAA
- a CDS encoding PadR family transcriptional regulator yields MNFKNEKVALRLEVVNYQYKDAKDECDRNWLRVKAKLSEENKVFETMDPFLQTYDLQYMIKWFESLPNPTYNELDFIEPNLAFEFMGEKEGEFHLVIRLSLELNPSWCKEEEYEFSISITQDDRENIIRSIEEQQRKFPKR; encoded by the coding sequence ATGAATTTTAAAAATGAAAAAGTAGCATTACGCTTAGAGGTTGTAAATTACCAATATAAAGATGCAAAAGACGAGTGTGATAGAAATTGGTTAAGAGTAAAGGCGAAACTATCAGAAGAAAATAAAGTATTTGAAACGATGGATCCTTTTTTACAAACATACGACTTACAGTACATGATAAAATGGTTTGAATCTTTACCAAACCCTACATATAACGAACTAGATTTCATAGAACCAAATTTAGCGTTTGAATTTATGGGAGAAAAAGAAGGGGAGTTTCACCTTGTTATTCGCTTATCGCTGGAACTTAATCCTTCATGGTGTAAGGAAGAGGAGTACGAATTTTCTATTAGTATCACTCAAGATGATAGAGAGAATATTATTCGTTCTATTGAAGAGCAACAAAGGAAATTCCCAAAACGATAA
- a CDS encoding DHA2 family efflux MFS transporter permease subunit, which yields MQKEISERNKKIILVVLIAGCFLSTLNQTLLNVAMSNLMEVFDVTAATVQWLSTGFMLINGVLVPITAFLMKRFTTRQLFISSMLSLFIGTVLCACAMNFGILLTGRMIQAVGAGIIMPLMMTVILYLYPSEKRGSIMGTIGFAIIFAPAIAPTLSGFIIEYVSWRWLFIGLAPFVLIVIILALKYLMNVAETTKAKLDIVSVILSTIGFGCIIFGFSSAGSKGWDHPVVITTIIIGIIVTTLFCLRQIKSSDPLLNLSVFKYKIFTLTSVINVLITMIMYADLILLPIYLQNGRGFTAFESGLLLLPGAVINAFLSPITGKLFDKYGAKPLFITGLICIIISMWGVLDLTESTTYMYLMVRTIILRIGLSFISMPLNTAGLNALPRELGSHGSAVNNTVRQLAGAIGTAVIITVYTIQSTSYTSQLSSENGSISAMQVTKLASIFSSSDAYVFMLVLSFVALIIACFMPKKVAIQKSESKY from the coding sequence ATGCAAAAGGAAATATCAGAAAGAAATAAAAAAATTATATTAGTTGTGCTCATTGCTGGCTGTTTTTTATCAACATTAAATCAGACACTATTAAATGTTGCGATGAGTAATTTAATGGAAGTATTTGATGTTACGGCCGCTACAGTTCAATGGCTATCAACAGGCTTTATGCTCATAAATGGTGTTCTCGTGCCAATTACGGCATTTTTAATGAAGCGATTTACAACAAGGCAGCTATTTATTAGCTCGATGCTCTCTTTGTTTATTGGGACTGTTCTCTGCGCATGCGCCATGAATTTTGGCATTTTGTTAACAGGAAGAATGATTCAAGCAGTTGGGGCAGGAATTATTATGCCACTAATGATGACAGTTATTTTATATTTATACCCTAGTGAAAAGCGTGGAAGTATTATGGGAACCATCGGTTTCGCCATAATTTTCGCGCCAGCCATCGCTCCAACATTATCTGGCTTTATTATTGAATATGTATCATGGAGATGGTTATTTATTGGATTAGCTCCATTTGTATTAATCGTTATTATTCTCGCGCTAAAATATTTAATGAATGTTGCTGAGACAACAAAAGCAAAATTAGATATCGTAAGTGTCATTTTATCAACGATTGGCTTTGGTTGTATTATATTTGGATTTAGTAGTGCAGGAAGTAAAGGATGGGATCATCCAGTTGTTATTACTACAATTATCATCGGAATAATTGTTACAACCCTATTCTGTTTACGTCAAATAAAGTCTAGCGATCCACTATTAAATTTATCCGTATTTAAATATAAAATTTTCACTCTTACATCAGTCATTAACGTACTCATTACGATGATTATGTATGCTGATTTAATTCTTTTACCGATTTACTTGCAAAATGGACGAGGTTTTACTGCTTTTGAATCAGGTTTACTTCTATTACCTGGAGCTGTGATTAATGCCTTCTTATCACCTATCACAGGTAAACTGTTTGATAAATACGGGGCAAAACCACTCTTTATTACAGGCTTAATATGTATCATTATATCGATGTGGGGTGTACTTGATTTGACCGAATCCACCACTTATATGTATTTAATGGTTCGCACCATTATTCTACGCATTGGACTAAGTTTCATTTCGATGCCTTTAAATACAGCAGGTTTAAACGCTTTACCAAGAGAACTGGGTTCACATGGTTCTGCAGTGAATAATACCGTACGTCAATTAGCAGGTGCTATTGGAACAGCAGTCATCATCACTGTGTATACAATTCAATCCACTTCATATACTTCACAGTTATCTAGTGAGAACGGAAGCATATCAGCTATGCAAGTAACGAAATTAGCTTCTATCTTCAGCTCAAGTGATGCCTACGTATTTATGTTAGTCTTATCTTTTGTAGCTTTGATTATCGCATGTTTTATGCCTAAAAAAGTAGCAATCCAAAAATCCGAAAGTAAATATTAA